A section of the Virgibacillus sp. NKC19-3 genome encodes:
- a CDS encoding alkaline phosphatase family protein, protein MNSKHVVVLDIISLTPQLLEDPELTPNIQKLLHKGQHAKVKPVFPAVTGSMQATYITGEDPSEHGIIANGIPDLDYKEITMWNQTMIPMQGKKIWEKLKEQDPEATTSILFWQFSKLSTADYVVTPAPIHLEDHTILWCDSKPRDLYGKLREKLGEFELSSFWGPLASVKSSEWIAKAAVDVLEEYKPRLSLVYLPNMDYHSQRYGPDSEQARQAVRELDRVVGEFVEDLEERNLIYDTELVILSEYAFRPVHRPIHINQILNENGYVAVKEVQDMDFIDLEMCCAFAMSDHQLAHVYISHEEDIPSVKALLEETPGVAEVWGEEEKKAHHIDHERAGELIAIAEPDSWFVYYWWLNNKRAPEYAYTVDIHRKPGYDPVELFVNPETKTIPLDTDKIGGSHGLPPRSEKDLVSLIVTNKDIDLPSQLEAKEVHDLLLRLSLQASGKSMQS, encoded by the coding sequence TTGAATTCAAAACATGTTGTTGTACTGGATATTATTAGCTTAACGCCTCAGTTGCTGGAAGACCCTGAATTAACCCCTAATATACAGAAATTGCTGCATAAGGGGCAACATGCTAAGGTGAAACCTGTGTTTCCCGCGGTAACAGGTTCGATGCAGGCGACGTATATCACAGGGGAAGACCCCTCTGAACACGGCATTATTGCCAACGGGATTCCCGATCTTGATTATAAGGAAATTACAATGTGGAATCAAACGATGATACCAATGCAAGGGAAAAAAATATGGGAAAAGCTGAAAGAGCAAGATCCGGAGGCAACCACTTCTATCTTGTTTTGGCAGTTTAGCAAGCTATCTACGGCTGATTATGTGGTGACTCCAGCACCCATACATCTTGAGGATCATACGATTTTATGGTGTGATTCCAAACCACGGGATTTATACGGTAAGTTAAGAGAGAAATTGGGCGAATTTGAATTGTCGTCTTTCTGGGGGCCACTTGCATCTGTGAAATCCAGTGAATGGATTGCCAAAGCAGCTGTCGATGTGTTGGAAGAATACAAACCAAGGTTGTCCCTTGTTTATTTACCGAATATGGACTATCATTCCCAGCGATATGGCCCGGATAGTGAACAGGCACGCCAAGCTGTACGTGAATTAGATAGGGTAGTCGGAGAATTCGTGGAAGACCTTGAGGAGCGAAATCTAATCTACGACACAGAACTGGTTATTTTATCCGAATATGCGTTTCGACCTGTACATCGTCCCATTCATATTAACCAAATCTTAAATGAAAATGGTTATGTGGCTGTAAAAGAGGTACAAGATATGGATTTCATTGATCTGGAAATGTGCTGTGCTTTTGCGATGTCAGATCATCAGTTAGCGCATGTCTATATCTCCCATGAAGAAGATATACCTTCTGTTAAAGCATTATTAGAGGAAACGCCGGGTGTTGCGGAAGTATGGGGAGAAGAGGAAAAAAAAGCACATCATATCGACCATGAACGCGCTGGAGAGTTAATCGCAATTGCGGAACCGGATAGTTGGTTTGTGTATTACTGGTGGTTAAACAATAAACGAGCACCGGAATATGCTTATACGGTAGATATTCACCGAAAGCCCGGTTATGATCCTGTTGAATTATTTGTTAATCCAGAAACCAAAACGATTCCGCTAGATACGGATAAAATCGGTGGGTCACATGGATTGCCACCTCGTAGTGAGAAGGATTTGGTTTCATTAATCGTTACGAACAAAGATATTGACTTACCATCACAGCTGGAAGCTAAGGAGGTTCATGATCTTTTACTAAGACTATCCCTACAAGCGTCGGGTAAATCAATGCAGTCATGA
- a CDS encoding sugar phosphate isomerase/epimerase family protein: MKLAFSSNGFKHYDILDAITTLSNIGYEGIEILLDTPHAFPPDLTSAKIEAIKETLQKTNMEISNLNAFMLYAIRDNWRPSFIEAEKEERRKRIDHTHNCIDLATQLGCKTISTEPGGQLIGVERDWANKVFIEAMEELADHAEHSDITILVEPEPELLIETSDQFIAFKKEVPSKNIALNFDIGHFYCVNEDPAYLVDKLLPYTGHYHLEDISFNRAHNHLIPGEGAINIPEVLDRIQNTGYEGYVTVELYPYQDRVIEAATQAYNYIISVMGQLQTK; this comes from the coding sequence ATGAAATTAGCTTTTAGCAGCAATGGGTTTAAACATTATGATATTTTGGATGCGATTACCACTCTATCTAACATTGGCTATGAGGGGATTGAGATTTTGCTTGATACACCGCATGCTTTCCCTCCCGACTTAACGTCTGCGAAGATAGAGGCGATCAAAGAAACATTACAAAAAACAAATATGGAAATCTCGAATTTAAACGCCTTTATGCTCTATGCCATCCGGGATAATTGGCGCCCTTCCTTTATTGAAGCTGAAAAAGAGGAGCGCAGAAAAAGGATAGATCATACTCATAATTGTATTGACTTAGCAACACAACTAGGTTGTAAGACGATTTCAACAGAACCTGGTGGTCAGCTCATCGGTGTTGAAAGAGATTGGGCAAATAAGGTGTTTATTGAAGCCATGGAAGAATTGGCAGATCATGCTGAGCATTCCGATATAACTATTCTGGTTGAACCGGAGCCAGAGTTACTAATAGAGACATCCGATCAATTTATTGCGTTTAAAAAGGAGGTTCCTTCCAAGAACATTGCGTTAAACTTTGATATCGGTCATTTCTACTGTGTCAATGAAGATCCTGCGTACTTAGTAGACAAACTATTGCCCTATACAGGACATTATCATTTGGAAGACATTTCTTTCAATCGAGCTCACAATCATTTAATACCGGGAGAAGGGGCTATTAATATTCCTGAAGTGTTGGATAGGATCCAAAATACAGGTTACGAGGGATATGTCACTGTTGAACTCTATCCTTATCAGGATCGGGTTATCGAGGCAGCTACTCAAGCTTATAATTATATCATTTCCGTCATGGGGCAGTTACAAACGAAATGA
- a CDS encoding PQQ-dependent sugar dehydrogenase, which yields MNRPIKGSLLMVMVMIFMMIPIVLSAEQEITNKIDNDENAEYVVQTITNDIARPVDLDITDDEMLYVVSIEGEVYETSPSGNVTELLSLETTTSSEHGLKSIALDPDFEDNGYMYLSYTEPGTFLEHVSRFTYEDGNIDPDSEEVLLEIQSEDQCCHQMGGLEFGPDGKLYISVGDNQPATHGPQEQSIETAQNLQDLRGKILRINSDGSIPEDNPFVDNDDAMDEIYAYGLRSPFKMDVDQVTGDVWVGDVGPDHETDDYDVMKVVREGGENLGWPYYMGDSCYEEFEEECAEEDITGSIFWYPYPESERWGSGGRSITTAGIYHHDYEEESDIGGLRAEDDGKLISYDFSREWVKAVEIDEDYNVVDVEDIIPQGGLDLPTSSVFGPDGSLYITEFGDDWWEINDNAGVKKLYHGEEVQYPVAQGEVSEKDGHAPLDVEFDASESYDPDDQEITFEWDFGDGNTSTDMNTSHTYTENGEYYVTLTVTNTETERMDVWSETIVVGNTAPEIEVTSHSDGMFFDEGDEVTLIAEAWDEEDGELSCEDFKWEMSLQHDAHGHPQSDQSGCEATYDLSMDDGTHEMSDNVWWEAAVTVEDSGGIEAPVLTARDTVEFKNKRQQAQAFDETGNADPENNESEGVELESVSDVNGQSNVAHVDPGDWIMYENIHLADIEDIYFRVASEVGVDMEVRLDSPDGETVASITQPSTGDWQNWVTLESEVNLETPDDNEESHDLYIYFNSGDQNLNWIQFSKNGDEAPQEENDVEPIENSAEGIKELVERLDDNGAFESDEEVRALMTHLTAISHYEDQEEAEKVVQHMKGFKDLLDHQLDNELISEDAFKSLVTQADLLVEKWQ from the coding sequence ATGAATCGTCCTATAAAGGGATCTTTACTAATGGTTATGGTTATGATTTTCATGATGATCCCGATTGTATTGTCTGCAGAACAAGAGATAACGAATAAGATTGATAACGATGAGAATGCAGAATATGTCGTACAAACCATTACGAATGACATAGCACGTCCAGTGGATTTGGATATCACCGATGATGAGATGTTATATGTTGTTAGCATTGAAGGAGAAGTATACGAGACGAGTCCAAGTGGAAATGTTACCGAATTATTGTCTCTTGAAACAACCACATCTAGCGAGCATGGATTGAAATCTATTGCTTTAGATCCTGATTTTGAAGACAACGGCTATATGTATTTATCCTATACAGAACCAGGTACATTTTTAGAGCATGTTTCAAGGTTCACATATGAGGATGGAAACATTGATCCTGATTCCGAAGAAGTACTCTTGGAAATTCAGTCTGAAGATCAATGCTGTCACCAGATGGGTGGATTGGAGTTTGGACCAGATGGAAAATTATATATTTCAGTTGGAGACAACCAGCCAGCAACACACGGACCCCAAGAACAATCAATTGAAACTGCTCAAAATCTACAAGATTTGAGAGGAAAAATTTTGCGTATCAACTCTGATGGGTCTATACCTGAAGATAACCCTTTTGTTGACAATGATGATGCAATGGATGAAATCTACGCTTATGGATTACGCAGTCCATTCAAAATGGATGTTGATCAAGTAACTGGAGATGTTTGGGTTGGAGATGTTGGACCTGATCATGAAACCGATGATTATGATGTGATGAAAGTAGTCAGAGAAGGTGGAGAAAACCTTGGTTGGCCATATTATATGGGCGATAGTTGTTATGAAGAATTTGAAGAAGAGTGTGCAGAGGAAGACATTACCGGTTCCATATTTTGGTATCCTTACCCTGAATCTGAAAGATGGGGAAGTGGAGGACGATCCATTACAACAGCTGGCATTTACCATCATGACTATGAAGAAGAAAGTGATATTGGAGGATTGCGCGCTGAAGACGATGGAAAGCTTATATCTTACGACTTTTCGCGCGAATGGGTAAAGGCTGTAGAAATTGATGAAGATTACAATGTCGTAGATGTTGAGGACATTATACCTCAAGGTGGATTAGATTTACCAACATCAAGTGTATTCGGGCCGGATGGTTCTTTGTATATCACTGAATTTGGTGATGATTGGTGGGAGATAAATGATAATGCTGGAGTTAAGAAATTATACCATGGAGAAGAGGTACAATATCCAGTAGCTCAAGGAGAGGTAAGCGAAAAGGATGGACATGCACCATTGGATGTCGAATTTGATGCTTCAGAGTCATATGATCCTGATGATCAAGAAATTACTTTTGAATGGGATTTTGGTGATGGAAATACGAGTACGGATATGAACACGTCACACACTTATACGGAAAACGGTGAGTATTATGTAACTTTAACCGTTACGAATACAGAAACTGAAAGAATGGATGTGTGGAGCGAAACAATTGTTGTGGGTAATACAGCTCCGGAAATCGAAGTTACTTCCCATTCTGATGGAATGTTTTTTGATGAAGGTGATGAAGTCACACTAATTGCAGAAGCTTGGGATGAAGAAGATGGAGAATTATCTTGTGAAGATTTCAAATGGGAAATGAGTTTACAACATGATGCTCACGGTCATCCTCAATCAGATCAAAGTGGATGTGAAGCCACCTATGACCTATCCATGGATGATGGCACGCATGAGATGAGTGATAATGTCTGGTGGGAGGCAGCAGTTACTGTAGAAGACAGTGGTGGGATAGAGGCTCCTGTTTTAACAGCTAGAGATACTGTGGAATTTAAGAATAAGCGTCAGCAAGCTCAGGCCTTCGATGAAACTGGAAATGCAGATCCAGAAAATAATGAAAGTGAAGGGGTAGAGTTAGAATCCGTAAGTGATGTAAATGGTCAGAGTAATGTTGCTCACGTTGACCCTGGGGATTGGATCATGTATGAAAATATTCATTTGGCAGATATTGAAGACATATATTTCCGGGTAGCAAGTGAGGTAGGCGTAGATATGGAAGTGCGTCTGGATAGCCCTGATGGAGAAACAGTAGCATCCATAACGCAGCCATCTACGGGAGATTGGCAAAATTGGGTTACGCTGGAATCTGAAGTGAATTTGGAGACTCCAGATGATAATGAAGAATCCCATGATTTGTACATCTATTTCAACAGCGGTGATCAGAACTTAAATTGGATACAATTTTCTAAAAATGGCGACGAAGCACCACAGGAAGAAAATGATGTTGAACCTATCGAAAACAGTGCGGAAGGCATAAAAGAACTAGTGGAACGTCTAGATGATAATGGAGCATTTGAATCAGATGAAGAAGTTCGTGCTCTTATGACACATTTGACTGCTATAAGCCATTACGAAGATCAAGAAGAAGCAGAAAAAGTTGTACAGCATATGAAAGGTTTTAAGGATTTGCTTGATCATCAGCTTGACAATGAATTGATTAGTGAAGATGCATTTAAATCTCTAGTTACACAAGCTGATTTATTAGTAGAAAAATGGCAATAG
- a CDS encoding ThuA domain-containing protein — protein sequence MKTVKKVFLPLTALMVTLMISFTTFAETGETSNGNANETKKVLMVTATEVFRHASIDDAHEVMPQLADEHGFEIDITEDVVLLNADNLANYDVLAFVNTTGELPISDQQKEDILNFIESGNGFFGVHAATDTFYEWAEYGELTGAYFEEHPWTEEVTFNVEQGDHPSTEHLDSTYTQLEEVYLFQDNPRYNDKHILMSLNMDSVDGEAHEDHPTAWVDEIGKGRMFYTALGHHPETWYKEDFQQHLLGGLQYAWGDSDYDASEPTPEPNLDTKGMAKHVGDLKDDGEFDSDEAVHSLTLHLTAVSHYENQGEATKVNQHMEGFKDLLNHQLDNDLITEKAFDILTAQSDAVIQNWDE from the coding sequence ATGAAAACTGTCAAGAAAGTTTTTTTACCCCTTACTGCTCTCATGGTCACATTAATGATATCCTTTACAACTTTTGCTGAAACTGGAGAGACCAGTAATGGGAATGCTAATGAAACAAAAAAGGTCTTAATGGTGACAGCCACAGAGGTATTTCGGCATGCGTCAATTGACGATGCTCATGAGGTTATGCCTCAATTAGCTGATGAACATGGATTTGAAATCGATATCACTGAAGATGTTGTTTTGTTAAATGCGGATAACTTAGCGAATTATGATGTCTTAGCTTTTGTAAATACAACTGGAGAACTTCCGATTTCTGATCAACAAAAAGAGGATATTCTAAACTTTATTGAATCAGGAAATGGTTTTTTTGGTGTCCATGCTGCGACTGATACATTCTATGAATGGGCAGAATATGGAGAGTTAACAGGAGCCTACTTTGAGGAGCATCCCTGGACTGAAGAAGTGACGTTCAATGTTGAACAGGGAGATCATCCTTCAACCGAACATCTAGATTCTACCTATACACAGTTAGAAGAAGTATACCTGTTTCAGGACAACCCTCGATATAACGACAAACATATTCTCATGAGCTTGAACATGGATAGCGTTGACGGGGAAGCTCATGAAGATCACCCTACAGCATGGGTTGATGAAATAGGAAAAGGAAGAATGTTTTATACGGCTCTAGGGCATCACCCTGAGACATGGTATAAGGAGGACTTTCAACAGCATCTATTAGGAGGTTTGCAATATGCTTGGGGAGATTCAGACTATGATGCTAGTGAACCGACTCCTGAGCCAAACTTAGATACAAAAGGTATGGCAAAACATGTTGGGGACTTGAAAGACGATGGTGAATTCGATTCAGATGAGGCAGTTCATAGCTTGACACTTCATTTGACAGCAGTAAGCCATTACGAAAATCAAGGTGAAGCTACAAAAGTCAATCAACACATGGAAGGATTCAAGGATCTGCTTAACCATCAATTAGATAATGATTTAATCACAGAGAAGGCATTTGATATTCTTACGGCTCAATCTGATGCAGTGATTCAAAATTGGGATGAGTAA
- a CDS encoding sugar phosphate isomerase/epimerase family protein — protein MKLAFSTNAFTNVTLPQAVAEIGKCGYGGVEILADKPHAFPPTPNALWVDEVKRNLHDCQLEVSNINGNTACGFFRDPTGEPTFEPSLCNAQPLIRQKRIDYARQCIDLAVALGSSNISITSGICLPGNPPAQAFKYFVDSLQYITDYAEKHNINVGIEYEPGLLIENGEELLQIIKEVGSNKLGANLDLGHAVVGGENVPHLVEQMGPYIWNIHLEDILGTKHYHLIPGDGSMNFKAILQHLQSMDYRGFITIELYTYVDQPIYAAERSIAFLRPLMDKIKGVNV, from the coding sequence ATGAAATTGGCCTTCAGTACAAATGCATTTACGAATGTGACATTGCCCCAGGCGGTAGCAGAAATTGGAAAGTGTGGATATGGCGGCGTTGAAATTTTAGCTGATAAACCACATGCTTTTCCACCAACTCCGAATGCCTTATGGGTAGATGAAGTCAAACGAAACCTCCATGATTGTCAATTAGAAGTTTCTAATATTAATGGGAATACAGCTTGTGGATTTTTTCGTGATCCAACCGGTGAACCTACCTTTGAACCATCGTTATGCAATGCACAGCCTCTCATTCGACAAAAACGTATCGATTATGCCAGGCAGTGTATAGACCTTGCAGTGGCTCTTGGTAGTTCCAATATAAGTATCACTAGCGGGATATGCTTACCTGGAAATCCGCCAGCCCAAGCCTTTAAATATTTTGTTGATTCCTTACAGTATATTACGGATTATGCTGAAAAACACAATATTAATGTAGGGATAGAGTATGAGCCTGGTTTATTGATTGAAAACGGGGAAGAACTTCTTCAAATCATTAAAGAAGTAGGATCTAATAAATTAGGGGCTAACCTTGATTTAGGTCATGCGGTGGTAGGAGGAGAAAACGTCCCGCATTTAGTTGAACAAATGGGACCCTATATTTGGAACATTCATTTGGAAGATATTCTTGGAACCAAACACTATCATCTCATTCCTGGTGATGGTTCCATGAATTTCAAAGCAATCCTGCAACACTTGCAATCTATGGATTATCGGGGTTTTATTACTATTGAATTATACACTTATGTAGATCAGCCAATCTATGCTGCTGAAAGATCTATAGCTTTTCTTAGACCACTGATGGATAAAATAAAAGGAGTGAATGTATGA
- a CDS encoding inositol-3-phosphate synthase produces MEKTGVLIVGALGTISVSVITGITAINRGLLPERGMIANEADFDPLNMVPMDRLVFGGWDIREDTLIEAARKQEVVPPSILEEISEELENIPVWPGALSNVDDHIQDVYALQDSPASLLEEVRNISESIDQFKQEHNVHRVVVVNATATEKYVEPLSLYDCLDNFEDGLESDSKDIRSGMLYAYAALKNGCAYVNFTPSITAEIPALQELAEKEQVPIAGKDGRTGQTLYKHVLGKMFKARGLKIKGWYSTNILGNADGKVLNDPEHSATKIASKENGLEHILGYHDFDHLVRIDYFPIRGDHKEAWDTIEFEGWLGEQMSMKVNWLGSDATLAAPLIIDLVRFMDHALRLNLSGFQKHLALFFKSPYQDEEYAMDEQYQRLLQFTNTVNTIR; encoded by the coding sequence ATGGAAAAGACAGGCGTTCTTATTGTTGGAGCTTTGGGTACGATTTCCGTAAGTGTAATAACAGGTATAACTGCAATCAATCGGGGTTTACTCCCGGAAAGAGGGATGATAGCAAATGAAGCTGATTTTGATCCTTTGAATATGGTTCCGATGGATCGTTTGGTATTTGGAGGCTGGGATATTCGGGAAGACACGCTCATAGAAGCAGCCCGTAAGCAAGAGGTTGTCCCGCCCTCTATCCTGGAGGAGATTAGCGAGGAGTTAGAAAATATCCCTGTTTGGCCCGGGGCTTTATCCAACGTAGATGATCACATTCAAGATGTATATGCGTTGCAGGATTCGCCCGCTTCACTACTTGAAGAAGTTCGAAATATTTCAGAAAGTATCGACCAATTTAAACAAGAACACAACGTTCATAGAGTGGTAGTCGTCAATGCAACGGCAACAGAGAAATATGTAGAACCCTTATCATTGTATGACTGCTTAGACAATTTTGAAGATGGACTGGAGTCTGATTCGAAGGACATTCGTTCCGGTATGTTATACGCATATGCGGCATTGAAAAATGGGTGTGCCTATGTAAATTTTACCCCTAGCATAACAGCTGAAATTCCTGCATTACAGGAGCTAGCCGAGAAGGAACAGGTGCCCATAGCCGGAAAAGATGGCAGAACGGGTCAAACATTATACAAACACGTGTTAGGTAAAATGTTTAAAGCGAGAGGGTTAAAAATAAAAGGCTGGTATAGTACCAATATCCTTGGTAATGCGGATGGGAAGGTACTAAATGACCCTGAACATTCCGCTACGAAAATTGCTTCGAAGGAAAATGGGCTTGAACATATTCTTGGTTATCATGATTTTGACCATCTGGTTCGCATTGATTACTTTCCCATCCGCGGTGATCACAAAGAGGCTTGGGATACGATTGAATTTGAAGGTTGGTTGGGAGAACAAATGAGTATGAAAGTAAATTGGCTAGGTTCAGATGCGACATTGGCCGCCCCACTCATTATTGATTTGGTACGCTTTATGGATCATGCCTTACGATTGAACCTTTCAGGCTTCCAGAAGCACTTAGCCTTGTTCTTTAAATCACCATATCAAGATGAAGAATATGCCATGGATGAACAATATCAACGGTTGTTGCAGTTTACAAATACCGTCAACACCATTAGATAG
- the eboC gene encoding UbiA-like protein EboC (EboC, a homolog the polyprenyltransferase UbiA, belongs to system of proteins involved in the trafficking of precursor metabolites to an extracytoplasmic compartment so that the biosynthesis of certain natural products, such as scytonemin, can be completed.) — protein MRSNLRSYFELVRLPNLFTAMADISAGGWIAVGTVSYFFTSFDFLFLLLASISLYAMGMVWNDYFDVETDRVERPERPIPSGRILPSQALILGIILGVLGIVFAAFVNWMSLLIAFTIVCAVLLYDYDAKHHAVFGPIVMGGCRALNLLLGVSILSDQVGSYWWVSLFGFMYIIAVTYMAQGEVGDQLHPLRVRIMAVTICLCVGGVTLLGLGEHATVTVIAIILFAGWTFKGVGPALRRPIPPRIQKAVGTSIVGYPLLNAAIASIFGGWLAFVTVAIFLGFSYLFSHLFAVT, from the coding sequence ATGAGGAGTAACCTTCGATCCTATTTTGAGCTGGTTCGTCTCCCCAATCTATTTACGGCCATGGCTGACATTTCAGCGGGAGGATGGATAGCGGTTGGAACCGTTTCTTATTTTTTTACATCGTTTGATTTCTTATTTTTACTATTAGCCAGCATATCATTATACGCCATGGGAATGGTTTGGAACGATTATTTCGATGTAGAAACAGATCGGGTAGAAAGGCCGGAACGTCCGATTCCTTCAGGGCGAATCCTTCCCTCCCAGGCACTTATTTTGGGTATCATCCTTGGAGTGTTGGGAATCGTCTTCGCTGCATTCGTGAATTGGATGAGTTTACTCATTGCGTTCACGATTGTATGTGCTGTCCTTTTATATGATTATGATGCGAAACATCATGCTGTATTCGGTCCGATTGTTATGGGGGGCTGCCGAGCTTTAAATCTACTATTAGGTGTAAGTATTCTATCTGATCAAGTTGGTTCCTATTGGTGGGTTTCCCTATTTGGTTTTATGTATATCATAGCCGTAACGTATATGGCACAAGGAGAAGTAGGGGATCAACTCCATCCTCTTCGGGTTCGCATCATGGCTGTTACTATTTGTTTATGTGTAGGTGGTGTTACTTTATTGGGACTCGGGGAGCACGCGACCGTCACGGTTATTGCGATTATCCTCTTTGCTGGATGGACATTTAAGGGTGTTGGTCCGGCTTTGAGAAGACCGATTCCACCCCGCATTCAAAAAGCAGTCGGGACTAGTATCGTTGGTTATCCGCTTTTAAATGCGGCGATTGCTTCGATTTTTGGTGGATGGCTCGCTTTTGTTACGGTGGCCATTTTTCTAGGATTTAGTTATCTATTTTCCCATCTTTTTGCGGTTACGTAA
- a CDS encoding CalY family protein, with protein sequence MGIKKQLGIGITTAALGLTLIGGGTFAYFSDSETTNNTFAAGTLDLSAEPTQIIDIDNMAPGDSMVRDFELQNNGSLDIDSVTLETDYTVVDAEGNNTEDFGEHIEVEFLYNADNLDEVIYQTTLAELQDMTPEAISEHIFYPDMGEDGLPVGESHDFVVQFNFIDTEEDQNQFQGDSLSLDWTFVATQGTDEEG encoded by the coding sequence ATGGGAATTAAAAAACAATTAGGCATAGGGATAACAACAGCAGCACTTGGTTTAACGTTGATAGGTGGAGGAACGTTCGCGTATTTCAGTGATAGTGAGACAACGAACAACACGTTCGCGGCTGGAACGCTTGATTTGTCAGCGGAACCAACGCAGATCATTGATATAGATAATATGGCTCCAGGCGATTCAATGGTACGAGACTTTGAACTGCAAAATAATGGGTCATTGGATATTGATTCGGTAACATTGGAAACTGATTATACAGTTGTTGATGCGGAAGGAAATAACACCGAAGATTTCGGTGAACATATCGAAGTAGAGTTCCTCTATAATGCTGATAATCTCGATGAAGTTATTTATCAAACTACGTTGGCTGAATTACAAGATATGACGCCTGAAGCGATCAGTGAGCATATTTTTTACCCGGACATGGGTGAAGATGGATTGCCAGTAGGGGAATCTCATGATTTTGTGGTTCAGTTTAACTTTATCGACACGGAAGAAGACCAAAACCAATTTCAAGGGGATTCTCTAAGCCTTGATTGGACGTTCGTGGCAACTCAGGGGACAGATGAAGAAGGGTAA
- a CDS encoding TatD family hydrolase has protein sequence MMKYFDPHIHVYSRTVDDYKSMATAGVRAIVEPSFWLGSKRRYPESHLDYFEHVLSFEPKRAKEHGIEHYACLGMNPKEANDLELAHAVIDALPEFLKRDNCVALGETGFDIISKEEEEIMRRQLRLAKDLNMPVMVHTPHQNKRDGTIRTVEILKEEGLDPDQVILDHNTLDTIDVAVEYGGWSGMTIYPGKISIEGVIEILDRYGTDRMMINTAADWGPADPLSVPKAATEMLKQGYAEERIQKLVWNNPIQYYKQSGKLKLQEGKGVTS, from the coding sequence ATGATGAAATATTTCGATCCACATATTCATGTGTATTCTCGCACGGTTGATGATTATAAAAGTATGGCAACGGCTGGAGTTAGAGCCATTGTAGAACCTTCCTTCTGGTTAGGAAGCAAAAGAAGGTATCCGGAGTCACACTTGGATTATTTTGAACATGTCCTTTCCTTTGAACCGAAGCGGGCGAAAGAACATGGGATAGAACACTATGCCTGTTTAGGTATGAACCCGAAAGAAGCGAACGACTTGGAGTTAGCCCATGCAGTTATTGATGCGTTACCGGAATTTTTAAAACGGGATAATTGTGTGGCATTGGGTGAAACAGGCTTTGATATCATAAGCAAAGAGGAAGAAGAAATCATGAGGAGACAATTGCGGCTGGCCAAAGACCTAAACATGCCGGTCATGGTTCACACTCCTCATCAAAACAAACGGGATGGAACGATACGAACCGTGGAGATTTTAAAGGAGGAAGGTCTTGACCCTGATCAGGTGATTCTAGATCATAATACCCTTGACACTATTGACGTAGCTGTGGAATACGGTGGATGGAGCGGTATGACTATTTATCCTGGAAAAATTTCCATCGAAGGTGTTATTGAGATTTTGGATCGTTATGGGACGGATCGTATGATGATCAATACGGCAGCAGATTGGGGGCCTGCAGATCCGCTCAGTGTTCCTAAGGCGGCTACAGAGATGTTAAAACAAGGTTATGCGGAAGAGCGTATTCAAAAATTGGTGTGGAACAATCCGATTCAATATTACAAGCAATCAGGTAAACTGAAATTACAGGAAGGGAAGGGCGTTACCTCATGA